From the genome of Litorilinea aerophila:
GCCTGCCCTGCAGGCGTATGGAAAGAGGACAACAGGGGCGGCGTTGCGGGGGCAACGCCGCCCCTGTGCGCGTTTCCGCCCGATCGGCCCGCCCATGACGCATCGTCTGTGTTATAATCACCCCACGACATAGCCGGCCCAACTGGCGCCAACACCATGCCGACCATTCGGCCGTGCCATCGCTGGCGCGCTCGTCGCAAAACAACCAAACGCTAGAAAAGAGGGAATCAGGTTCCATGACTGCCCCACGTAAACGGTATGCCCTGGTGGGCACCGGCGGCCGCGGACGTATGTTCGTGGACGCCATCTGCGGCCGCTACCGGGATAACGCCGAGCTGGTCGCCCTGTGCGACCTGAGCCAGACCCGCATGGATTTCTACAACCAGCAGATCCAGGAGCAGCACGGCCTGCCCCCGGTGCCCACCTTTCACGCGGACGATTTCGACCGCATGGTGGCGGAAACCCGGCCCGAGGTGGTCATCGTCACCACCATGGACGCCACCCACCACATCTACATCATCCGGGCCATGGAGCTGGGCTGCGACGCCATCACCGAAAAGCCCATGACGGTAGATGCCGAAAAGGCCCGGGCCATCTTCGACGCCATTGAACGCACCGGCCGTCAGCTCCGGGTCACCTTCAACTACCGCTACGCGCCCATCGCCACCAAGGCCCGGGAGCTCATCATGCAGGGTGTGGTGGGGAAGCCCCTCCACGTCAACTTCCAGTGGGTGCTGGATACCTTCCACGGGGCCGACTACTTCCGCCGCTGGCACCGGGAAAAGGATAAATCCGGCGGGCTGCTGGTCCACAAGGCCACCCACCACTTCGACCTGATCAACTGGTGGATCCAGTCCTACCCCCAGGAGGTTTTCGCCATGGGGGACCTCCTCTTCTACGGCCGCAAAAATGCCGAAGCCCGGGGAGAACGCTACGAGTACGACCGCTACACCGGCAACGAAGCTGCCCGCCACGATCCCTTCGCCCTGCGCCTGGACCAGCACGAGGTGCTCCGCCATCTCTACCTGGAGGCAGAAAAGGACACCGGCTACATCCGTGATCGCAACGTCTTCGGCGACAACATCACCGTGGA
Proteins encoded in this window:
- a CDS encoding Gfo/Idh/MocA family protein, whose protein sequence is MTAPRKRYALVGTGGRGRMFVDAICGRYRDNAELVALCDLSQTRMDFYNQQIQEQHGLPPVPTFHADDFDRMVAETRPEVVIVTTMDATHHIYIIRAMELGCDAITEKPMTVDAEKARAIFDAIERTGRQLRVTFNYRYAPIATKARELIMQGVVGKPLHVNFQWVLDTFHGADYFRRWHREKDKSGGLLVHKATHHFDLINWWIQSYPQEVFAMGDLLFYGRKNAEARGERYEYDRYTGNEAARHDPFALRLDQHEVLRHLYLEAEKDTGYIRDRNVFGDNITVEDTMSVTARYRNGAILTYSLIAYSPWEGYRIAITGDRGRLEVELVESVGKQFIAGEEETIRRDEESEQRFGGKHIRVFPMFGRPYEVEIPEGVGGHGGGDRVMLEQIFSPNPPADPFNRAASHIDGAASILLGIAANESIATGRPVRVDDLLPLPV